One Lysinibacillus sp. OF-1 DNA segment encodes these proteins:
- the ispF gene encoding 2-C-methyl-D-erythritol 2,4-cyclodiphosphate synthase encodes MFRIGQGFDVHAFEEGRPLIIGGITIPHEKGLVGHSDADVLLHTVTDAALGAIGEGDIGRHFPDTDPAFKDADSAKLLAYIWKIVEDKGYVLGNVDCTIMAQRPKMAPYIGQMQNRIAELLHAEPSQVNVKATTTERLGFTGREEGIAAMATILLMKK; translated from the coding sequence ATGTTTCGAATTGGACAAGGTTTTGATGTACATGCATTTGAAGAAGGTCGTCCATTAATTATTGGTGGTATTACGATTCCACATGAAAAAGGGCTAGTAGGGCATTCTGATGCAGATGTTCTTTTACACACGGTTACGGATGCAGCTCTAGGGGCAATTGGAGAGGGAGATATCGGTCGTCATTTTCCAGATACGGACCCAGCCTTTAAAGACGCTGATTCAGCAAAACTATTAGCGTATATTTGGAAAATTGTTGAGGACAAAGGCTATGTGCTAGGGAATGTAGATTGTACAATTATGGCACAGCGCCCCAAGATGGCGCCTTATATTGGACAGATGCAAAATCGCATCGCTGAATTGCTCCATGCAGAGCCGTCTCAAGTCAATGTAAAGGCAACGACAACTGAACGTTTAGGTTTTACAGGTCGTGAGGAAGGTATAGCGGCTATGGCCACAATTCTATTGATGAAGAAATAA
- the epsC gene encoding serine O-acetyltransferase EpsC gives MFKRMKEDVETIFENDPAARSVFEVVLTYSGLHATWAHRVAHWFFKRRFYFIARAISQISRFFTGIEIHPGAKIGRRFFIDHGMGVVIGETCEIGNNVTLYQGVTLGGTGKEKGKRHPTLEDNVLVATGAKVLGSITIGENSKIGAGSVVLKEVPPNATVVGIPGKIVIKDGVRLEKKLDHQNIPDPVEERCQVFEKQITELQQEIERLQKERETQ, from the coding sequence GTGTTTAAAAGAATGAAGGAAGATGTGGAAACAATTTTTGAGAATGATCCAGCAGCGCGTAGTGTATTTGAAGTGGTGTTAACCTATTCTGGTTTGCATGCGACATGGGCGCATCGAGTGGCGCATTGGTTCTTTAAAAGACGTTTTTATTTTATAGCTCGTGCCATTTCGCAAATTAGCCGTTTCTTTACGGGGATTGAAATTCACCCAGGTGCAAAAATTGGTCGTCGTTTCTTTATAGACCATGGTATGGGTGTTGTCATTGGTGAAACATGTGAAATTGGTAATAATGTTACTTTGTATCAAGGTGTAACATTAGGTGGTACAGGGAAAGAAAAAGGAAAACGACACCCTACGTTAGAGGACAATGTGCTTGTTGCAACGGGCGCGAAAGTATTAGGCTCTATCACAATTGGTGAGAATAGTAAAATTGGTGCGGGATCAGTTGTTTTAAAAGAAGTACCGCCAAACGCTACAGTTGTCGGTATTCCTGGTAAAATAGTAATTAAGGATGGAGTTCGTCTAGAGAAAAAACTAGATCATCAAAATATACCTGATCCTGTGGAAGAACGTTGTCAAGTTTTCGAGAAGCAAATCACTGAATTGCAGCAGGAAATCGAACGCTTACAAAAGGAGAGAGAAACACAATGA
- a CDS encoding PIN/TRAM domain-containing protein, whose translation MKKFVQIAFLLIGGALGLVFLPPLYELLHLSSNPWLDNPYVSVALGALLLFTLSFAFSDYFVKLISWMEEVLFKVPIGDLFFGTLGLIMGLIVAYFLGFAIDSVQFPVITEVLPIILSFVLGYLGFRLGFRKRDELIQLFTLRSNNTKKKAAEGAEIQEIRGSYKLLDTSVIIDGRIADISGTGFIEGVLVVPQFVLTELQHIADSSDTLKRTRGRRGLDILRKLQDERKTKVEITDEDFEDVQEVDLKLVRLAKKMGNDTQIVTNDFNLNKVCELHHVKVLNINDLANAVKPVVIPGEDMQVVVIKDGKEHNQGVAYLDDGTMIVVEGGRSYIGQAITVTVTSVLQTSAGRMIFAKPKDD comes from the coding sequence GTGAAAAAATTTGTTCAAATTGCCTTTTTACTGATTGGAGGAGCATTGGGCCTTGTTTTCTTACCGCCATTATACGAATTGCTTCATTTATCATCTAATCCTTGGCTAGATAATCCTTACGTATCAGTAGCATTAGGCGCGCTTTTACTATTTACACTGTCTTTTGCATTTTCCGATTATTTTGTGAAGCTCATTAGCTGGATGGAAGAGGTCCTGTTTAAGGTGCCTATCGGTGATTTATTTTTTGGTACGCTTGGTTTAATCATGGGACTGATTGTAGCTTATTTTTTAGGCTTCGCCATCGATAGTGTGCAATTCCCTGTAATTACAGAAGTACTCCCTATTATTCTGTCATTTGTATTAGGTTATTTAGGGTTCCGTTTAGGTTTTAGAAAAAGAGATGAATTAATACAGCTTTTTACTTTACGTAGTAATAATACAAAGAAAAAGGCTGCTGAAGGTGCTGAAATTCAAGAAATACGTGGGAGTTATAAGCTGTTAGATACGAGCGTTATTATTGATGGTCGTATTGCTGATATTTCTGGAACTGGCTTCATAGAAGGAGTCTTAGTCGTACCTCAATTTGTCCTTACAGAGCTGCAGCATATTGCCGATTCTTCCGATACGTTAAAACGTACAAGAGGACGTCGTGGATTAGATATTTTAAGAAAATTACAAGATGAACGTAAGACCAAAGTGGAAATTACGGATGAAGATTTTGAGGATGTACAAGAGGTGGATTTAAAGCTTGTACGTCTTGCAAAGAAAATGGGGAATGACACACAGATTGTCACAAATGATTTTAACTTGAATAAAGTCTGTGAGCTCCATCATGTGAAAGTATTAAATATTAATGATTTAGCGAATGCGGTGAAGCCTGTTGTAATCCCAGGTGAAGATATGCAGGTTGTGGTCATCAAGGATGGTAAAGAGCATAATCAAGGGGTTGCCTATTTAGATGATGGAACAATGATTGTTGTTGAAGGTGGTCGTAGTTATATCGGACAGGCCATTACTGTGACAGTAACGAGTGTGCTGCAAACATCAGCGGGTCGAATGATATTTGCCAAGCCGAAGGACGATTAG
- the gltX gene encoding glutamate--tRNA ligase, producing MTKEVRVRYAPSPTGFLHIGGARTALFNYLYAKHHNGKFIVRIEDTDIERNVEGGEASQLDNLKWLGIEYDESIDIGGPYAPYRQMERLDIYKEHAEKLLEQGVAYKCFCSSEKLEASREEQKARGVAAPTYDGTCRHLSAEEVAAKEAAGEPYTIRMRVPENVTYEFEDLVRGPVTFESKDIGDWVLVKANGIPTYNYAVVLDDHFMEISHVFRGEEHLSNTPKQMMIFDAFGWEYPRFGHMTLIINENRKKLSKRDESIIQFVTQYKDLGYLPEAMFNFFALLGWSPEGEEEIFSKEEFIKIFDEKRLSKSPSMFDKQKLTWMNNQYIKKLSLEEVVALSLPHLQKAELLPEELTAEQYAWATDLIALYHDQMSFGAEIVELSSLFFNDHIEYDEEAKEVLAGEQVPEVMAAFKAELDQLEEFTPDAVKAAIKAVQKATGHKGKNLFMPIRVVTTGETHGPELPNAICLIGKEKTIDRVEKFAQ from the coding sequence ATGACGAAAGAAGTTCGCGTTCGATACGCGCCATCTCCAACAGGTTTTTTACATATCGGTGGAGCGCGTACAGCATTATTCAATTATTTATATGCAAAACATCATAACGGTAAATTCATTGTACGTATTGAAGATACGGATATTGAACGTAATGTAGAGGGCGGAGAAGCATCTCAGCTAGATAACCTAAAATGGTTAGGTATTGAATATGATGAGTCCATTGATATTGGTGGACCTTATGCGCCTTATCGTCAAATGGAACGTCTTGATATTTACAAAGAGCACGCTGAGAAATTATTAGAACAAGGTGTTGCTTACAAATGTTTCTGTTCATCAGAAAAGCTTGAAGCATCACGTGAAGAACAAAAAGCAAGGGGTGTAGCGGCTCCTACTTATGATGGGACATGTCGTCACTTATCAGCAGAGGAAGTCGCAGCTAAAGAAGCAGCGGGCGAGCCATATACAATCCGTATGCGTGTTCCTGAAAATGTAACTTATGAGTTTGAAGATTTAGTTCGTGGACCAGTTACATTTGAATCTAAAGACATTGGTGATTGGGTACTTGTAAAAGCAAATGGTATTCCAACATATAACTATGCGGTTGTGCTAGACGATCACTTTATGGAAATCTCGCATGTTTTCCGTGGAGAAGAGCATTTATCGAATACGCCAAAGCAAATGATGATTTTTGATGCATTTGGCTGGGAATATCCACGCTTCGGTCATATGACATTAATTATTAATGAAAATCGTAAAAAGCTATCTAAACGTGATGAATCAATTATTCAATTTGTCACGCAATATAAAGATTTAGGATATCTTCCTGAAGCAATGTTCAACTTCTTTGCGCTACTTGGATGGTCTCCAGAAGGGGAAGAAGAGATCTTCTCGAAAGAAGAGTTTATTAAAATCTTTGATGAAAAACGTCTTTCTAAATCACCATCTATGTTCGATAAGCAAAAGCTGACATGGATGAATAATCAATATATTAAAAAACTATCTTTAGAAGAAGTCGTAGCATTGTCTTTACCACACTTGCAAAAAGCAGAGCTATTACCTGAAGAACTTACGGCAGAGCAATATGCATGGGCGACGGATTTAATCGCACTTTATCACGATCAAATGAGCTTTGGGGCAGAGATTGTGGAGTTATCTAGCCTATTCTTTAACGACCATATTGAATATGATGAAGAAGCAAAAGAGGTTTTAGCGGGAGAGCAAGTGCCTGAAGTAATGGCAGCATTTAAAGCAGAGCTTGATCAATTAGAAGAATTTACACCAGATGCAGTAAAAGCTGCTATTAAAGCTGTGCAAAAAGCAACAGGTCATAAAGGTAAAAATCTATTTATGCCAATTCGTGTTGTAACAACAGGTGAAACGCATGGACCAGAGTTACCAAATGCGATTTGTTTAATTGGTAAAGAGAAAACAATTGACCGCGTAGAAAAATTTGCCCAATAA
- the ispD gene encoding 2-C-methyl-D-erythritol 4-phosphate cytidylyltransferase: MQYEVVLPAAGSGKRMGAGQNKLFLKLLEKPILIHTLEVFQQDPFCTGIWLAVKPEERTYIQELLEQFEITKVKGLPDGGAERQHSVHSCMKEMQQVDIVLVHDAARPFITHGIIASLVQSAHEFGAAIAGVRAKDTMKKVRNGIIEETVDRDSLWMIQTPQAFQFDLIVEAEDVAEKVGFLGTDEAMLVERLGHAVHIVESSYENVKMTTQEDLIFGEAILRKRALQINE; encoded by the coding sequence ATGCAATATGAAGTAGTACTACCTGCGGCAGGAAGCGGAAAACGCATGGGTGCGGGACAAAATAAATTGTTTTTAAAACTTTTAGAGAAGCCTATTCTGATCCACACGCTAGAAGTGTTTCAACAAGATCCTTTTTGCACTGGTATTTGGCTGGCTGTAAAACCAGAAGAACGTACTTATATTCAAGAATTGCTAGAGCAATTTGAGATTACAAAAGTGAAGGGCTTACCTGATGGCGGTGCTGAGCGACAGCATTCAGTCCATTCATGTATGAAAGAGATGCAGCAGGTAGATATTGTGCTTGTCCACGATGCAGCTCGGCCTTTTATTACACATGGTATTATCGCTAGCCTTGTACAAAGTGCTCATGAGTTTGGGGCAGCTATTGCAGGGGTTCGAGCGAAGGATACAATGAAAAAGGTTCGTAATGGTATTATCGAAGAAACAGTTGATCGTGATAGCTTATGGATGATTCAAACGCCACAAGCCTTCCAATTTGATTTAATTGTGGAGGCAGAGGATGTTGCTGAGAAGGTGGGCTTTCTTGGTACAGATGAAGCTATGCTAGTTGAACGCTTAGGTCATGCAGTGCATATTGTAGAAAGTAGCTATGAAAATGTCAAAATGACGACACAGGAAGATTTAATATTTGGTGAAGCTATTTTACGAAAACGAGCATTGCAAATAAACGAATAG